The sequence CCCATCGTACCAAACGATCATTTTATGGTACGTATATATATTTTCCCTATTCCAAAGAATTTTCACAGAAAAGTCATTTGTCTCTCTTATCCTATGCATcatttctagagagagaaaaagaaaattacattaCTGTTTAATAGTACTACTTTTTTAAAGTCGTGTTATATAGTGATTGATGATAATACCTTAACCAATAGACAATTACACTGATTTTGAGTTGCCTTTTTTTTCCATTCTAGCCACTCTCCATATTACAGGTATTTGAAAATCCCCATATTGTATTTGCTTTTTTGTCTGCAAAGGTAGAGTCTTTTTTTGTTCGAATTTGAGTTCTTGGAAggtaaatttgttttcttttttccttttttgtttattgAATCTTGATGACTACTATCCGAATAACTTTTGCTTTTTATCTTTATATGTTGAGGActtgaaaaaatgaaacaacTTTTTGGAGTTGGTGTGATTCTCGTGGttcattcttcttttttaatgGAGTATTGGAGTAAAAGGGTTATTATTTGCTGTACCCAAAATgtttataattcattttgaaTCTTGTTGTTTTTGTAGCTATTTCAAGATTCCATGGAACTTTGATCAGAGCATCAAATCTATAGCtagaaaatcttttttttttctttgggtGTTTCTTTTTTGACTAAGTTCTAAGAGCTGACCAAGTGGACCAGTGTATGAACTTTCTCCTTTTCATACTTACCAATCCTCTTCAACTTTGAACTTATTTTTGTTCTACCCTTTTTCTCTGACATCTTTTAATTTACTCTGAGTTACTAATCTTCTTGATAAGTCTTAAGCATGTACTAATTGATTAAAAAGTAGCTTAATTTATGTTGTACTTTATATGACTTCAGATGTTGGAGAAGatagatatgaaatttgatCCAGAAGAAGTGATTGAGGAATTTGAAGCTTTGACCAAAGAAGCTGGGAAAGTTCAAGAAGAAACTCTTAAGAAAATACTAGAAGAAAATGGAAGCACTGTGTATCTACAGCAATGGGGTTTAAATGGAAGAACTGATCCTGAGATTTTCAAGATTTGTGTTCCTCTAGTCACTCACAAAGATTTAGAGCCTTACATTCAAAGAATTGCTGATGGGGATCTTTCCCCTGTTCTCACTGGAAAACCCATTACAACAATCTCATTAAGGtacctctttttccttttttatttatgaaataagtGCGCGTTATAATTAAGTCGAGGGTTTATTTGAAACACCGGCCTACTATCCAGAAAAAAAGGATTCTTGGTATATTTGTATAAAGAATTTCTTGGAAAGTTaatggagtttttttttttggttgcaGTTCAGGTACTACTCAGGGAAGGCCAAAGTTTGTACCTTTCAATGATGAATTGATGGAATCCACTATGCAGATATATAAAACTTCTTTTGCTTTTAGGAATAGGTAATGGAGTTTTGGTGGATTATCTTAAAATAATGCTTAGCAAATTGCAATGTCATTTTTGTCATATGTGTTGTCTTTTTCCATATTTGTTCCTTTGTACTATCTGAATAAGTGGGGCtgattcaagaaaataaattttcattattcttGTTTTTTACCTTCAAGCCACAATACTTaacatcttcttgaaagtgaatTAATTTTGGTTTTCACCTAATAGGTTCATTTCATTCTGGAGTACTAAATGTCACAGTTTTCTTTTATTGGTCGTCCCATACTATTTTCTTCTATTAGTATAGTTAGTATTGGTAATAAATTGAGTTCTGTTTATAGCTAttcttattttcaattattgtCATTTTTGCAGAGAATTCCCAATTGAGAATGGGAAGGCATTGCAGTTCATTTACAGCAGCAAGCAGTTCAAGACAAAGGGAGGTTTGGCAGCTGGAACTGCAACTACCAACGTATATCGTAACGCGCATTTCAAGAAGACAATGAGGGCAATGCAAACCCCATGTTGTAGCCCTGATGAAGTTATATTTGGTCCTGATTTCCACCAATCTTTGTACTGCCATCTCTTGTGTGGGCTTATTTTTCGTGACGAAGTGCAAGTTGTCTCCTCTACATTTGCCCATAGCATTGTCCATGCTTTTAGAACTTTCGAACAAGTCTGGGAAGAACTTGTTGCAGACATAAGAGAGGGAGTCATCTCTAGCCGAATCACGGTCCCTTCCATGAGATCAGCAATTATGAAATTACTGAAGCCTGATCCAGAACAGGCTGATACCATTTATAATAAGTGTTCTGGATTAAGCAATTGGTACGGTTTGATTCCCGTGCTCTTCCCAAACGCAAGGTACATATACGGAATCATGACAGGGTCCATGGAACCTTACCTCAAGAAATTGAGGCATTATGCAGGGGAGCTACCCCTACTGAGTGCAGATTATGGTTCTTCTGAAGGATGGATTGGTGCAAATGTCAATCCTAAGTTACCTCCTGAGCTAGTTACTTATGCAGTGCTTCCTAATATCGGTTATTTCGAATTCATTCCTCTCAGGGTAAATTTAGATGGCCTTGAGCCTACACCAGTGGGTCTTGCTGAAGTTAAACTAGGTGAAGAGTATGAAATTGTTGTCACCAACTTTGCAGGTACAATTTACTTaaccaaaattattattattgtgtcAGTGACTTCTATATGAATTTATGTTGCAAACATGATTTGTCATCATGAATGTATTATGTATTATTGGTTCATGTGGGAGTACCATATGCATTATTGGAATTTATATCAGTAGGTGAGAAGGGACATTAACCATTATATTTTTGTACATGATGGTGCTTGTGAGTTGTGAATAAAATGTTCAActtgccaaaaaaatttaatagttaATAGTCCTGGAGTACTTTTAATGGCTttagattcttgatttttcAAGTAATGGCCAAAATTTGAACAAGTTTGTACATGTAATATGCAGGGTTGTATCGTTACAGGCTCGGTGATGTTGTGAAAATAAAAGGATTCCACAATGCCACACCAGAACTCCAGTTCATTTGCCGTAGCAATCTTATACTAAGCATAAACATTGACAAGAACACTGAGAAAGACTTACAGCTAGCTGTAGAAGCAGCAGCCAGGCTCTTAGTAGACGAAAAACTAGAGGTAGTTGATTTCACTAGCCACGTGAATGTTGCAACTGATCCAGGACACTACGTGGTTTTCTGGGAACTCAGTGGTGAAGCGAGTGATGAGACATTGCAAGAATGCTGCAATTGTTTGGACAAATCGTTTGTAGATGCAGGGTACGTGGGGTCTCGGAAGGTCAATGTAATTGGAGCACTTGAGCTTAGAGTTGTGAAGAAGGGGACATTTCATAAGATATTAGATCATTTTGTAGGCTTAGGAGGTGCTGTTAGCCAGTTCAAGACTCCAAGATGTGTTGGTCAAAACAACAGCAGACTGCTACAGATACTATGTTATGATGTTGTCAAGAGCTATTTTAGTACTGCCTACTGATGATGTTGAACTTGGATGTATCATTAATAATTGTACAAAATTGATGAGTTGTATGAAGAAGTTGATGCATTGCTCTTTGATTTGGATCTTTCATAACTATTTGTGTGATCATTCCAAAAGATACTAACAAAGAAATGTATACACAGTTATATTAGGAATGAAAAAAGAAGTTAGTTGTTCAAAAGTTTACTAAATTTTgtacttaaatatatatttatgtgaagtTTGTACTCATAATGTTATTTTTGTATGTTCATTCATGATGCATTTGACATACAAATAAGATAGTCTCTTCCAGTTTCAATTTGTGATTTCAACTTTAATCTTGACTAACCTACTTCAAAGGATATTCTCCATCATTTGCAATAACACTCAATCCAATAGCTTATTCGAGGAGCTCAGACTAAATTTGAATCGCGCACTGCATGGCCTAGCGTTCCCGATGTTAAAAATGTCCTAGGGAGCATGAAACAGAAGATGTCTTGGTTGGACAGGAAAGTGgttcttttattaataataatgtgaTCCTTATTTGGTTTAAGTTGTCTGTAATTTGAAGTGGAGATGTGAAGTGTCTAACCAATTGAGGGAAGTGACTCAATTTGTAGGGGCCTCTTCAAATGATGTCTCACAATACATGCAAtatgcattttaattttattttttttaacattacttaagtattattttcactgtctcaatttatatgatactttttattttttgagattcAAACAACTTAAGTTTGACTAGGAATTAGCTCAtggaatcttcaattttttttaaatgaagttTGAGTATTTATAAACTACGTAAATAGTATTATAAGTCACGATAAttgacaaattcaaaattttaaaagatatataaaagatttatgattaaagatagatttattttaatttcgaAATTCAAAAAATGTGAGAAAGTATTCTCTTTTACCAATTTGACTTCTCACAATATTGAAAAGACTAAAACATGGTTTATTTGGTActctatttaataaaaataaaggaagtACATGAATTTGGCGTATATCCCTACATTTTTAGAGGTAGAACCATATAAATATGTGTCAGAAAGGAAGACACCTtaataagaaggaaaaaaacaatTGTAGCTCTTGGTCtaatattatgatgaaataaaattaataaatcatgttcgatatattatatatagagcAAAGAAATGTGACTCTAATGATGATAAACTTAAGCAA comes from Solanum pennellii chromosome 1, SPENNV200 and encodes:
- the LOC107007864 gene encoding jasmonic acid-amido synthetase JAR1-like, which codes for MLEKIDMKFDPEEVIEEFEALTKEAGKVQEETLKKILEENGSTVYLQQWGLNGRTDPEIFKICVPLVTHKDLEPYIQRIADGDLSPVLTGKPITTISLSSGTTQGRPKFVPFNDELMESTMQIYKTSFAFRNREFPIENGKALQFIYSSKQFKTKGGLAAGTATTNVYRNAHFKKTMRAMQTPCCSPDEVIFGPDFHQSLYCHLLCGLIFRDEVQVVSSTFAHSIVHAFRTFEQVWEELVADIREGVISSRITVPSMRSAIMKLLKPDPEQADTIYNKCSGLSNWYGLIPVLFPNARYIYGIMTGSMEPYLKKLRHYAGELPLLSADYGSSEGWIGANVNPKLPPELVTYAVLPNIGYFEFIPLRVNLDGLEPTPVGLAEVKLGEEYEIVVTNFAGLYRYRLGDVVKIKGFHNATPELQFICRSNLILSINIDKNTEKDLQLAVEAAARLLVDEKLEVVDFTSHVNVATDPGHYVVFWELSGEASDETLQECCNCLDKSFVDAGYVGSRKVNVIGALELRVVKKGTFHKILDHFVGLGGAVSQFKTPRCVGQNNSRLLQILCYDVVKSYFSTAY